The stretch of DNA TAGAGCGCATACGCGCCCATAAAAATGGAAAATCCAAAGAAAGCAAAAGTTAAATAATGAGCAGCCTTTAAGCCGGCGTTGGAGAAAGAAACCAGAGCATCAATGGCCAGTGATACATTCTCCCTGGTCATCTTTTTTCCTTTAGATTTGAAAAGGGATTGATACGTTACGAGACTTTTGGAGTAACCCGTAAGTTCATATAGAGCCTTGCGGTATCTGACCTTTTCTTTGAGATTCAGCATGGAATTGAGCGCTCTACGAGTTACCAGTCTGATGGTTTCGGTTTGCAAAGATAATTTCATATAGGATAGATTATTAAGCATTTTATAAAATAGTCTGGACTTCCAGCCTGTTGAACCTGCTGTTGCAGCTACAATATCGAATCCCTTTTTGGTTGCTGTCTGGAAAAGCTCATAAAGCAGTTCAACAGGATAGTCTATTGTCGCAGTCTCAATCTCGAACACAAAATCTCCCATAGATTTATTTAAACCAGCCATCATCGCATGTTCAATGCCATGTTTTCTTGATAAGTTAATTATGGTGGTATCGCCATGGATTTGTTTGATAGCTTCCCTTGCTTTAATAACTGTTTCATCCTGGCTGTAGTCGTTTACTAATATAATTTCATAACTTTTGAAATTTTTATCGAACAGTTGATCAAGCGTAGTCAGTGTATGACCCACCGTTGACTCATTATTATGAGCATAAACAACGACAGAAACAAAAACCTGCTCTTTCATAGCACTTCCTCCAAATCATAAATTGTGTTAAATTTCCCCGAAAATACTGAAATAAAAGACGGTGAATTGGAAAATTCCTTAATTACAGTGGGTCTA from Paenibacillus sophorae encodes:
- a CDS encoding glycosyltransferase; translation: MKEQVFVSVVVYAHNNESTVGHTLTTLDQLFDKNFKSYEIILVNDYSQDETVIKAREAIKQIHGDTTIINLSRKHGIEHAMMAGLNKSMGDFVFEIETATIDYPVELLYELFQTATKKGFDIVAATAGSTGWKSRLFYKMLNNLSYMKLSLQTETIRLVTRRALNSMLNLKEKVRYRKALYELTGYSKSLVTYQSLFKSKGKKMTRENVSLAIDALVSFSNAGLKAAHYLTFAFFGFSIFMGAYALYNYFFNQSVVEGWTTLMILISFGFAGLFFIFGVIGEYISRILTEIQNRPFYSTSSVEMYKEKRQHLQLVERNKDNLSV